ATTTCCTTATTACTCATCCGTCAGTTACAAAGAAACCGCGAACCGTGGAGCTTTCTCGTCTTTTCCACTCAAACAACGTGGCTCCAACTGGAAGACGTAAGGTACAAACATGGAGTAAAACTAGAGAACTAAACCGTGACGATCCAgtggcaaacaaaaacaaaacaaaaacatctgTTGTTATTCTTAAAATGTCACATTTTACGACTGTTGAACGGCAGATTCTTCTGGCCGCACGTCTGATTTCATTTTGACAAACTCGCGAGCAACTTCGTCGTTAGTGCGTTGTGACAAGATCCGTAGGATCGTCCAGCCAGTTTCGTCCATGTGGCAACGTTTGCCCAATGCCAGCCAACACGCGCAAGAACCCTGTAATTGAAGATGCATGCACAGAGTAATATCTAATTTAATGAAAAgagcaacaaaacaaactgacCTGTTCAACGATGTCTTTCAGCTGCATAACGGCCACACCCACGAGGCTGTCATCTCGTGCGAAGCAATAGTCCTTGACGCATATGTGAAGTTCAAAAGATTCCAGACTCTCTTCGTTGCCGATGACACTGTCCGTCCAAATAAAAGTCCAATTTAGAATTAATCTCGTTAAATCAGAAATGCAATCAACTTACAAGTGGAATGTCTCATTGTATTTCGGTGACCACGTATTTGATTTGGACTTTGTGGCAAATTTGCGCTTCTTATCAGCCAGGTGTGGACCGACCAAATTGGTTTCAACGAACGGCCGGAACATTCCAGGTTGAACTGGCCATTTCAAATCGTTGGCCGCTACAACTGTTGATGACAAATACATACGGAATCAAATTCCTTCTTTTAAAAAGATGTGCGGTGTTGAGAGATTACCTTTGACGGTAACTTTGTGCTCGCCAGAACCGGGATGAGTGAACAAGTCAACTTGGACGCTCACCTCACCGACGCTGCCTTCTTCGACGCTTggcaaatctaagaaaacgcAAATGAATTAGAATTTTCCAACTCACACGGTTTGGCCATTATCCAAAAAAACTGGATGCGATCTCTACGCTGATGGCTAATACATCGACTATGTAGCGACTAatcgaagaaaaaataaatacataacTAAAACTAATAAAAAGAACTAGAATAAATACAGTAGATCGGGCCGAAGCTATTTGATTTGCTTCGTCTCGTTATCattcatttcattctttttctgcCTTTGCTCATTGTCGGCGATGTCATATAATAGAAGACGtctgtttttaaaaagaaaaggaataaaaaaaagggaggacaAAAGCGGCTACCACAAACGGCTAAGAAAAAATGTCCGTCTAGCGGAGTACTATTATTTCAGACTCTGCTTCAGCCACAAATACCACTGGGAGGAAGGATTCGCATTCGAATACCTGTCCCCGACTGCTTTGATTGGTTCTGAATGCTCTTTTTTTTGGACGGAGTTTGCTGACGCTTCTCGTTGGTCTGTTCAAACGAATCGCCGAGCATTTCGTCATCCTCCTCTTGACCTTTTCCTTCTTCCGAGCCGTCCTTGTCTTCGGATTGCTGCCTCTCCGTTTCTACGGAAATGTCGGGTTTCCTCCTCCATTCGGCTTTGGCGTTAGTAGCGGGAACTTTGgggtttttggtttgttagtttttggtttgttcACGTTTGCGTTTCATGTTATATGTCATAATGATGTTTTCGTGGAGGGAGCAAAAAATGATACCGACAACCATTTGTAATTATCTACAAGTGATACGCTAACACGAGACATGATTAAATACTACACATGTTTCGTTGGTGCCTTTTAGGAAAAGCTTGTAGCAACCACGTTTACCCAACACATAATTAACTCCAGTGTCAGGAACCTGCGGACGGGATTCACTCCCATTCCATTTACCATGGACGTCTACGTGCCACAACTTCAGACCGTCGACAATCAAAGGATGACGGGGTTACCGTTACTCGACAACCAAAAtgttaagaaaataaaataaaacttgaaCCGAAATTCGATTTTTGGCTCGACGGGCCACTGAAGATTGTGCTGATTGGACTCTGCTATTGTGGATTGTATCAACGAGGAAAGTCGTAGAAAGAGAAAGCGCGTTACCTTGATTCGTTTGAGAGGTGACGAAGGTTTTGATGAGCGTATCGGTGGTCTGAGTATACAGAGACAGCGCGTAGCGAAGCGATTGGAGCTCGAGTGATTTTTCCAAGAAGGTCTTCTTAAGCCCGCTGCCACCAGCGTGGAAATATTGTTTGATGGTGTCGAGAGCCACATCGAGGACGGCGCACTGCTTCGGCGTCAAGTTCTTCTCAAACTCTTTGGATATTTCCTGTTCAACAAGAAATAACAAGGTCAGTTTAGCAGCGCAAATAAGATCTGTCACTAGTTAAAATAGATAGCTAAGAATTCGCGATAATCTGACCATAACTCCACTGAGCGCGCTCTTGACATCCTGCTTGCCAGCCACGCTGTTCTTGAAGAGCCGCGACATGTCCTCGATTTTCGCATTGGCCGCTAAATTCTTGGCATTGTCCGTCAAATTCTTCAAGATCATCTATAAAGtaagaaaaagggaacaaacGATTCAGATGTAATCGTTTTACAAAATTAGTCTATTAGCCTACGCTCTTGTCGGTCATCGGTGGTAATACGATGGTTTTCTCCATGGTGTGCATGACAATCTTCCACAATTCTTTGAGCAGTCGTTTGAGCACTGCCTTTTCGCACGACTCGGCGTAAAGCGACAGCGAACCTGAAAGTCGGCAAATTGCCATCAATGTACAAATTGTACAGTCAGAAAACAATCAAtcatcgtttttctttccccgTCACGTACCATCGAGCAAATCCATGAGAGGCTTGAGCGAATCGTCGGCTTCCGTCGTGACTGCGTTTCGCTGCGACGGCTGAGTCAGCGAGACCTGGCCGCCTCCTTTGATGTGAGACAGCAAATCGCCTACTTCTTTCACGCTGACTGTAATTTTCGGTTCGAGACTAGAGACCCGGAAATGAAAGCACGTAATCGAATTAGACACACTCAACGCTACAGGGAGAGCAAGTAGTTCAAGTGTTAACGTATCGCACCTTTTTGCAAACATGGTAGCCAATTCGTCAAGGACGTTATTGAGCGATTGCTGAAGCTCCTTCAAAATGTTGGCAGCGTCTTCTTCGAGCTTCGAACCTCCCATTTGCTCGAATAATTTCTCCAATTGCACACGAAGCTGTTGGATGTTGTTCATCAACGTACAGGCCTGATAGTAAACACACGAGCTAATCAGTTATGTTGATGTGATTCATAATCCAAGTTCACTTACAATACGTTCATCTTTGGTCAACTGAGGAAACTCCTTTTTGGCTGTATCAGCATAGGCCAGCAATACTTTGACTATGGTTTTGGCGAATCGTTTCATGTATCGTTTCCAGATTTCGGGATCGGGACATTCGAGTTTGGAAACCACATCAAAGCACTGGGCCAATTGCGTGAAAATGTCCACCACTGAAGTCGAGAAGAGAGTATGCTCGCTGCTTCGCTGGAactgtttgttttgaaatcaAAACATGCGGAATGGTAATCGAGATTCAATGATAAAAGAATAGACTCGTTCAGTTACCCCATCTTGTTTGTCACGCTTGAAGGCACCGTGAAGGTACTCGAGGGAAACGTCGTCGTTCTCGTTCAGCCATTGCATGACGAACGGCTCAAACCATCTGCGTCACAGCAAGACAGTTTTAGAGTTAACAATcggaataataaaaaggaattGTGTTCTATTTTGACATCGACAGTTGCTGTAGGGTAAGTATTGACTTACGCAGGGTATTCGGGGACGGCTCCTTTATACTGCGGCAAGTCTTTGACGTAGTGATTGTAGAGCCACTTGACTTTGAAATGGAGGTTCATATAAGCGGAAGACTTGCAGAGTCGTTGCTGTTCGTGCTCTTCTAGAGCATACTTCATGTCGACGGCGAATTGAGTCCACATGATGTACGCCGAAAGCTATTAGTCGAaaacacaaaatcaaatcaaaaggTCATTTTCCCAGTTTTTCTAGAACATCTTCAGTCATACTTGGCCGATGTTGAGCTCCTGTGGAAACTGATTCAAAACTGGGGCGTAGCTGTTCTTGTCTTCTTCAATCACCGAGACTATAAGGGCAATTAATTTGTGCCAAAAATCCACACTGTCCAATCTGGGACCGTGATCTTCAGGATCTCTCTTTGCCTCTCCCGGCTccgcctaaaaaaaaaacaagaattttaTGATTAGTGTTAGGGGAAAAGTTTACTTTATCCTCCGAACGAGTCAAATCCCAAGTTTTCCACGAATCGGTTGGTTTATTTGCATATTGCCAAACATTCAATTCTTAAAAAGCGTTTGAGTTCCTCTGACCTGGTATTCTCGAGCGTAGAGTTCATAGCAATTCTCGAACAAAAACTGATAGGTAGACTTCAGGCAGGCTGTGGCACAATCTTTGACGACCGTGCTGGCTCTAGGTGGCGAGCTGAGCTCTTGCACCTAAAACGGGGGACGAAGCAGCCCAGATGTCATCCCGCATAAGAGACGGAAACAAAACAGCGTACATACAAGTTAGTCAAATTGAACGCCTCAGAAGTTTCACAAAATATTCATAAGACCAGACGATTGAATAATGTATGAGCAAACGTAGGGTCCAAGTTAAGGCGGGGGGGATGGGAATAGTGATCACAAGACTCTTTTTGTCCAGAATCACGCCAGCGACTAGCAAAAGGAAAGGCTATCGATCGGACAGTAgtgactttcttttttatgattaaaagaaaaacgaaaaaggacgCGCAATACAATCACAAATAAACTACAGCCAAAGAAATTGAACCAGCTCTCTCTTGATTTCAACTGGATTGCAACCCCGATTTCATCAAGTCGAATTACATTTTATGTTGAGGTACACAAACCAACAAAGTAAAAAGAGGAGCGAACGTGCTCCTTTCCATGTACCTTCATTCGGAAGAACGTGATTGAAGTAAGCAAATCGACGGTAGACTTGAGATCCATCAGCTTCTCCTGGGATGAAGCTGGAAAATTGTTCCGATACATGGACAGATCGATCCGCAGCGAATTGTGCAATTGGTCCAACAGCTTCACAAACTTCTCCTTCTACAAAAGTTCAAACGCGACGGTTAATCACAAGTTTACTACACCCTGAGTATATATTCTGCAAATAAAATGTCAGCCATTACTGGCGTTGACATGTAAAAGCAGCCAAATTGGATCAATACCAAACGCCACCACCCACTCGTCTACATCAGATTCCCTGTACGTCGGTTTATCGACTATCCCAATCACGCCGTAAcagtttgtttattatttaagTCAAAGTCAATGCCTCCCAGCCTAACGTCTGCTATCAATAGCTGCTGCCATCGTCGTAGTTCTACACCATTACCCCCGAGATCCTCGACGGAACATTTACTATGGAAACGACAAAATAAACAGTCAACATCTATGATGTAGAATATCTGCTATCAGGCGTTTGGACTGAATGGAAAACATCGACGTGAATCGCTTCATAATTAAAGACGGCTCGACGGGCTTCACTCGGAAGCGATTCAGAGTTTCAAAACCCTCCAACAAACGGTAAGTAGCTACGATAGACACACATCCTGTTTGCACAGCTTCAACCGTATAGGCTAGGTTGGAGAAATGATATGGAACATACTCCAAAGTTTGAAGCAGCGAATCGATCGGAAGCCGAGACGGCCGTCGAGGCAGTCGTGTGAGCGTAAAACGCGTTGATGTTGGCCAACAGGGTGCTCATGACAGCCGGAACACCCGGACAGAGGTACTTGGTAGACAGGCAGTGGAAATTCGTCATGGCCTGGTAAATTGGCTCGATACCGTAACGCATTGCGAACTCTTCGACTAGTTCCTGCGACGGTTCGTCAAAGTAAATCTTCCAGCTGTCGTCGCCTTTAGCAGCCGGAAGTTTGACTCCGCCATTGTGCACCTGTTCCGACAGGTAGTGGAAAAGGTTCTCGTGCAGGCAAGTATATTGGACATGGTAGGGAGCCACCTGGAACAATTAAAATAGTAAccgattcaatgtgaatatagaTCATTCTATATACCTTTTCTTCTCCCTTGATTTCGACGCTGATGTGAAGTCGGATAGCACCTGATACGGCCGACTTGTCCGTCCGTTTTTCCAAGTTATACCAGACGTCCATCTCGCCGGAAAGTGTTCGTACCTAACACATTCGGTACGGGGGTAAAACAGTTGAAACACTTCTTCCGTCTTAGCAAAACGTATAGACCTACCTCGATGATGGTCTGCCCAAGGAAATCATCCGACTCACGAGTGAATTTCTGGCGCATTTTAGACTTGAAATCGTTATCCTCGTCCCAGACTCGAACTTTGATTCGATCGGACGAATTGTGACATTCACTACATCAACCGATAGTTACGTTAATTGAAACTTTCAGGGAAAACGAAGGTAATCAATTTAAACTTACAAATAGAATCGCTCGTTCCAGATGGGATTTAGCTCTTGGGGCATTGTGCGCGTCCTCTTCTTGACTTTGCCTACCTGGACGGTGACGTATGGATCAGACGTGCCACTCTTGTCTTTGGCGATCAAACCCTGGGCGCAAATCACTAAATTCCCAGTCGGACGTGGGAGAGAATGCAAGAGAGTTAACATCAAATAGAAATCTCTTTCGTCTATTGCCGTATGGGATTGTACGATTGTGAAGGCATTGTGCATGAAAAATATACGACTATTTGGTACGTAACAAATAAGGAAACTAATAAGCCATTTCCGTGCAGCCAAAAAATGCCAAGCACGAAGAGGAGTGAAGCATGATAAGCTGGAACAAAAAGGAACAACATCAATTCATGCTGGATAGAAACAACAAGCCCAAGAATAGAGAAAAcggacgaaaaagaagaagaatggtGAAACCAACATGAAACAAATAAACTAaccaacaataaaaacaaaaccgaCATGGAAAAGACATACAAGCTTTTCTGTTCAGCGAACGTCGTTGCCAAATGACTCATTCAtgttgcatttttcttttttagacaAACCCCGATTATCAGTATTCAATGCATCCTATTTGCACCAAAGCTATCCTGTTATCGGGCTAGACTTCAGCAGAGAATATAAATTGCGGAAAAGAGATTGGCAAAACAGAGGACATGGTCTCTTGTTTATTCGGGTCGGTATCATCAGCCCACAAATCCCCAGATCTGAGCCTGTTAGCTGTCTTCTTTTATgggtagaaaaaaaatctaaaaaaaaatactttgacTCTAATCctagtttattattattattgctaTCATCATCTAAGTCTAATGCAGGTAATAGAGACGACAAGTGCGGGCGAAACGATGAAAGTCACGCTGACATTCACAGGAGATTTTAGGGGCGGTAATGGCAGGGGTCGCCCAGCCATGCTCAAGTTTATGCTGCCTTACGAAAATGGGTCAAAAGTTGAGAATATCAAGACGTCGAGAAAAGGAAGCTAgtaaaaaggagagagaaaagagagaaacagaAAGGACAAAGAAAAAGCTATACAGAGAGAGGCGGTCTTTGACTAGAGCTCGCAATGCTCGCACGATATCGATCCGGGAAGCAGCCCGGGAATTGTGaaataaaatggaataaaagcagcagagggaaaagaaaaaaaatggaaaaagagaGACTGTATGGCTACAGGTCACGATCGTCAACTTTGATGCAAAACAATGTCATTGGTAAGTTTACGCGATGGCAGGGGAATAAGAGAGGCAGTGTTGAAGCTTTCAGCCAGCAAACTGAAGCCATGAAAAATACACCACAGCCGCGCCGCTATTGTGTGTGGCATTATCAAATcgagtagagagagagagagagagctggGACACAATTGGGCGCCCCGTTTCGCATGTCAACGAAGCCATTTTTCATCGTTCCATTTCTATTGGGAAACAGGTGATGAGCGTAGCatagattttcgtgatttttcattACTTATTGCACGAGCGGGCGTACAGCTTTTCAGCCCCACAACTTTCCAAAGtttcaaacaaacaatgaCTTTGTTGCCCACGTCTCCCCGCGTCATCATCAAAAAGTCTCTTTTTTGTCGGCAAACGGCggttgttaagaaaagaagaagaaaaatgtgtgtgtAAACAATACGCTACCACCCCACAAAACCCTCAACTAGAATAAAGTTTTAGTACGGTACGGTTCTAGATAATTTCATGCACGATCTTTCAAAGAACAACTGTTCCAAATGGCAATTAAGCTACTTTAGATGCTAAAATACTATAGAATCGGGtacgggaaaaagaaaaagttccgTTTCCTCGTTTCCTACCAAAGGAAACGCGATCATTAAATTTCGGTGCTAGATTGCTGAATATTCtactaaaaaataataaataaaagatatcGTAATAAAATTCAATCAAGCATCCTGAGTCGCATAACATCAAAATAATACTCTTTAATTCAAATCTATCAAACAACGAAATTGGAGGCTGCAGAGCGGgaaatgtaattttttaaaatggcgtAGCAGATCAAAGGGAGAGAATttagggaaataaaaataggttttcaaaaaaaaaggaaaccagCGCGCAGGATTGTTGAACGCCACTTAAAATAGTTTGACAtgacaagtaaaaaaaaagggttttttttgttttcgttttttaacgGATGTGGAATACTTGATTAGTTTTATTGGAATTGAATGCTTATTTTGGAGTTGGTTCATGTACCTGTGACGGCAATTTTGGCAGACCAGTTGGCCGTGCCTTCCAGCACGGCCGATTCCGCCTGTTCTATGGAGTCTATGTGAGTGTCGGGATCCACATTAAATATCACGCTGTTGATAACATGGCATTCAGAATAAAACGGGAGTTTGCCCGAACGTTGAAGAAGCGCGGGACGTTGCGAtgaaaagagaacaaaagaCACAGACAGAGAAATAAAGATAGAAAGATGAAGAATTAAATAGTAGAATTCAATTTTCCTggccccccctcccttttttgtttcacgtAACAAACTGCACTGCAGAGTATGCATTCAAGATCTACAATCATAGGCGAATTCAATAGCGTGTGCTCTTCGTCGCATCGGAAGGAACTCCCATCTGCAATGGACCTTCCTGCCTACCGCCCATAACTTACAATTCGATCGTTAAACTTTCGAAGCTATCTCAACACGCACGCAAATTCTGCCGGAATACAGCGCATTCGAACcgtcgaaataaaaaataaccgACACCTTCCCTTCACCataatttaaaaacgaaacgcagaagaaaaagtaagaaaaagaaagtcatAAAAGACAATCAAGAGTGACACCGAGAACAGCACATAATATCAAGACACCACCAATCCGTAGAACAGATAAGAGATGTGACATGGAagatatatataaaaaaaataaaagacgcTGGTATGGAAACATACGTGTagccgaaaagaaaaaaaaaaaagaccatgaaacacaaaaagaatagaaacaCGTCGGGTGCCTGAGTGACACCAAGATTCTTCATTCCGGATGAGAGGaagacaaaggaaaaagcTGCACATAATAATATCTCTTTGCAACCCACCAAAAGCCAATATGCCCATCAGGTAATATGAACATCTGGTGCAGATGAACGCGCATCCTCACGAAACACGACTTGGGTTTTTACGTATTAGACGTAGAGAGTGTTTATTTCTCGCACGTCCTTCGCACGGCGACGTTGTCGGAGACTATAACGGAACCACTGTTTGTCGACGCATTAAAAGAATTCATCACTGTCCTCCAAAATAAAATCACAAggaatacaataaaaaaaaactttttttttctttttctttcttaatgTTTCTGGCAGAAGCGTCTGACAACTTCTGATTGGCTTTTTCTTGGTTTGTTAGAGTGGAAAGTTTGAATGGTAACAATCCCGAGATGGGATACATAAACTACTTGCGAGTTTCATAGCGCTTTACAAGTTTCGAATGGGCGTGCGCGTCTGCCGTACGCAAACACGCACGTCCAACGAGCTCCCTCGTATTCAAAAACAGAGTTAatgagaaaaataaagaaataagaTTAAATGGTTCCGCTATATACCTCATTTCGTCGCCGAATGCTGGAAATGTTTCGATCACCAACGACAGAgagcgaaaataaaaaacaaacaaaaaaaggctgGTCGATTCagttcatttgtttgttcttttacttttattttagaaGAATGGTCAACTACTGTTCTGCGGAAGTGTGCCAAACATTTGCCGGAATCTAGTTAGGCACAACGGGCATAACAAAACTTTGTACGGGCGTTTCTTGGAACGTTTCCAGCACTCTTTTTTTTACGTGATCCCTTTATGTCGTGTCAGTGTGGTTTGCGTTTTCGCCTTTCTTTCTTAACGACGGGAATGTCTTAAGattgtttctcttttactGATTTTGAGATGGAAATAAAGGTGATACAGTTGCGATTCAAATTaaaagcgaaaaaaagaaaaacttttttcttttttgaacgTACGACGAACAGCTGTTGAAATGAGAGAGACGGACCTGTTATAGCTATTTTAGCCGACCATTTGCTCGTCCCGTCCAGAACGGATTGCTTGACGGCTTTCATGTGACCGTTATGACTGCGTTCCTCAACTCCAAAGACGGCCCTACATGCGTTCGTCGAggtttgaaattaaaaatcacGTTTTACACACTTCATCCATCTGCCCCCGGGGGTTGTTCACGCGTGACACGAGTTGCAGCCCGTGCGTTTGCACGCTGTTGTTACACGTATTCGTCTCACCCTTTTTGTTACGTGATTACGTGATACCAACTTGAAAATTGCATCCAGCAAAAATGTTAATTTCAAAGTCGATGCAATTGTTTAAGTCGAGATGTGACCAAATTGACTAGATACCGTGTGGAAAATGATGAGAGGATATTGGTTTACCGTATGAGTTCGAAGATTTCGGGTTTGTTACGTTCGCGCTGCTTCATTCGTTCCTTCATTGCCGTGATGATAATCTGCGTTTTGTCCTCGGCGCCGTGCTTGGAGCTTTTCTCAGCAGCCCCTTTgcgaaaaatacaaaaaaatttcaatgcaagttttatttcttaaagAATAGAAAATCAATACGCAGAAGAATTCATGTCATCTGCTCTACGCCGAATATGCGATGACTGGCGCCGAGCCCAATAAGATTGAAGAGAATAGAACAAATAAAGAGGCGtaaaaatagatttaaaaaaaaaagaaaagaaataaaaggaattggaagaagaaaaggatcTTCAAACTAGCGGAAACGATCGTTTAATCTAAATGGGTATTCAAATGAACATTTCAACCTAAATGACATATGGTCCATAAAGCATCCATCTAAAAGACAGCGCATTAAAAGCATCGAAGAGTTTAAGCCTACGTGTTGTTTTAGGCAAATGCGTCTATACTGTTTCCCTATTTTTAAGAAAATCTAGcgccagagaaaatggcgccCTCTAACCTATGTTCATGAAATTTTCCAATAAGGAAGCTTCGCCATCAGGATAAACCATTCCTAAGAGTCAATGGCGAATGTGTATGACATTATTGTTGTGACTCGACACGTctaaaattctcttttatcgATTACACAACCGGCCACACTCTGCTCACATTTTACTGCTCGAGTTACTCACTTTGTAGGCAGTCGGCGTTGAGCAAATCCTTGCACTTCTCGTGACATTTGACGCCGCATTCAGTACACCGGACACCCTGACGGGCAATGCCCCATAGAAGACCCTCGCATTCG
This genomic interval from Daphnia magna isolate NIES linkage group LG8, ASM2063170v1.1, whole genome shotgun sequence contains the following:
- the LOC116928272 gene encoding protein unc-13 homolog B isoform X2 produces the protein MSLLSVTVKRAKFAGPSANQLNTYVTLQLQNVKSTTITVKGANPAWEQDFLFETNCLDTGLLIEVWNKGLIWDKAMGHYWLPLQQVPYSNEQEGIGQWMSLDAEQIMENGVVVGTRNPTGDYLLIDCRFELPYDSEDVDLGGMQRKLEAYNHVLDQEMSSMRDGGKRRQQQFLIHSGLSEDSDYTSEVNYPLVQHHEANGSASQYLSVAHQYPSPQRSSEISRENSYETNDTSTDQRHWAYDYGGGYPATQEDGYDYNYDQSEEMYVQSDQWPRPTEEPLYYNSRPNKESKSTGQYKNSSNCYDSPDRRSTTASEIRTNFAKGCIQPTTTSPKPSLARQSTLYDEHETNHSSEATYSEDYANYQQPPQQQRQPYPIGNNHQSQEQYNYSTAAGYDDYSTYQQYDGGGTSEYDYNYDYNYGYSEGQQYNESVAAVIDDGKESHGYGYYDETGYYYDGQWYAYDGNYDANYDANYSTEDATSNWSQQNYDGQQEHYDHSNDYTAPVKTDYVPELPTKSQPKPQPQKSSITAPAAAIMKTILEDAVPLKPLQMLGDIFSKRSTMMHHGDLSSSGGSVESEQPMTRRRESIASVTTPTGPELTTNFGGRTSQSPLMMGELDRLQTDMLSSRGQEDQMVISDYRAGSGPSIEPPDHRRGSIQSRLSQMSQQSRRERAEHFRRRRSSSICSDRDRDREHEHASPYNSYDDERTPVNEINLSLDMNDMTPIATQVPFPPQQQYKGVSFDEDDMYLNERGDPGMQSTDQMDQLPPPTTPPQDSVISAPPVTAARACQNLTPRQKWLWAFNKICAQLMNGSGGAGGRGSRTNGLPGDNPFYSNIDSMPDIRPRRKSIPLVSELVLKTMAATKRNAGLTSVLPRATLNDEELKMHVYKKTLQGLIYPISSTTPHNFQPWTASSPTYCYECEGLLWGIARQGVRCTECGVKCHEKCKDLLNADCLQRAAEKSSKHGAEDKTQIIITAMKERMKQRERNKPEIFELIRVIFNVDPDTHIDSIEQAESAVLEGTANWSAKIAVTVICAQGLIAKDKSGTSDPYVTVQVGKVKKRTRTMPQELNPIWNERFYFECHNSSDRIKVRVWDEDNDFKSKMRQKFTRESDDFLGQTIIEVRTLSGEMDVWYNLEKRTDKSAVSGAIRLHISVEIKGEEKVAPYHVQYTCLHENLFHYLSEQVHNGGVKLPAAKGDDSWKIYFDEPSQELVEEFAMRYGIEPIYQAMTNFHCLSTKYLCPGVPAVMSTLLANINAFYAHTTASTAVSASDRFAASNFGKEKFVKLLDQLHNSLRIDLSMYRNNFPASSQEKLMDLKSTVDLLTSITFFRMKVQELSSPPRASTVVKDCATACLKSTYQFLFENCYELYAREYQAEPGEAKRDPEDHGPRLDSVDFWHKLIALIVSVIEEDKNSYAPVLNQFPQELNIGQLSAYIMWTQFAVDMKYALEEHEQQRLCKSSAYMNLHFKVKWLYNHYVKDLPQYKGAVPEYPAWFEPFVMQWLNENDDVSLEYLHGAFKRDKQDGFQRSSEHTLFSTSVVDIFTQLAQCFDVVSKLECPDPEIWKRYMKRFAKTIVKVLLAYADTAKKEFPQLTKDERIACTLMNNIQQLRVQLEKLFEQMGGSKLEEDAANILKELQQSLNNVLDELATMFAKSLEPKITVSVKEVGDLLSHIKGGGQVSLTQPSQRNAVTTEADDSLKPLMDLLDGSLSLYAESCEKAVLKRLLKELWKIVMHTMEKTIVLPPMTDKSMILKNLTDNAKNLAANAKIEDMSRLFKNSVAGKQDVKSALSGVMEISKEFEKNLTPKQCAVLDVALDTIKQYFHAGGSGLKKTFLEKSLELQSLRYALSLYTQTTDTLIKTFVTSQTNQVPATNAKAEWRRKPDISVETERQQSEDKDGSEEGKGQEEDDEMLGDSFEQTNEKRQQTPSKKKSIQNQSKQSGTDLPSVEEGSVGEVSVQVDLFTHPGSGEHKVTVKVVAANDLKWPVQPGMFRPFVETNLVGPHLADKKRKFATKSKSNTWSPKYNETFHFVIGNEESLESFELHICVKDYCFARDDSLVGVAVMQLKDIVEQGSCACWLALGKRCHMDETGWTILRILSQRTNDEVAREFVKMKSDVRPEESAVQQS